One Campylobacter lari DNA segment encodes these proteins:
- the cfrA gene encoding TonB-dependent ferric enterobactin receptor CfrA gives MKKHCLSFCVASFLVCNALSQEVLLDSSIVSASGFSQDIKEAPATINVISKKDLESKPYRDVAEAIADIPGVDLFASKGKTGSYNITMRGITGYTLILTDGRRQGIGGEVGPNGFNEISNSFLPPISSIERIEVIKGPMSTLYGSEALGGVVNIITKKVSDKWETSVSLDSIFNAHKEWGNTYGTSIYSSGPLMNDRLGLTLRFREFYREQSNIKYRDGGGKEIEAKKEQSPTKANNFNLGTRLNYLVDDYNTLIFDIDFSRNHYDNNRGQIGDLTLPGDDAGSLKGGYKDTMQVDKLATYLSHEGVYEDFSITSTLQYNRVSNDGREVVGQANQPFLGQNRDIVAEDIILDTRSVIPLGQSHILSVGGEYRLEKMQDKIANPTNFDQYLLAFFAEDEYSIRDDLRFTFGARYNHHEIFGNNISPRAYLVYNPTSELTLKGGVSTGFRTPYANRLIAGAYNYSGQGKIPIYGNPNLKEETSLNYELAAVYNNDLFYISATGFLTHFKDKISEQEFKKDDMIPGVGTCGADKCYKDVNLGKVEYKGIELGAGITPIEHLNLDLAYTYLDSEVKDAQDKVVIGKPEIDSLKHNIMLKASYNIFNKFTPWVKGEWQIDRYMGDTNINREYYQDVFLASMGVRYDINKNWNINAAIYNLFDKSFTNNWESYKNKGEDTWVNTYNRIEEGRRIYISINGSF, from the coding sequence ATGAAAAAACATTGTTTATCATTTTGTGTTGCTAGTTTTTTGGTCTGTAATGCTTTATCACAAGAAGTTTTATTAGATAGCTCCATAGTAAGTGCTTCTGGTTTTTCTCAAGATATCAAAGAAGCCCCTGCTACTATAAATGTGATTAGCAAAAAAGATTTAGAAAGTAAGCCTTATAGAGATGTTGCCGAAGCTATTGCTGATATTCCTGGTGTGGATTTATTTGCTAGCAAAGGAAAAACCGGATCTTATAATATTACCATGAGAGGTATTACTGGATATACTTTAATTTTAACTGATGGGCGCCGTCAAGGGATAGGCGGAGAAGTAGGACCTAATGGTTTTAATGAAATTTCAAATTCATTCCTACCTCCAATTTCTAGCATAGAAAGAATAGAAGTAATCAAAGGACCAATGAGTACTTTATATGGATCTGAAGCTTTAGGTGGTGTTGTAAATATCATCACAAAAAAAGTAAGTGATAAATGGGAAACATCAGTTAGTTTAGATAGTATTTTTAATGCGCATAAAGAATGGGGCAATACTTATGGCACAAGTATATATTCAAGCGGCCCGTTGATGAATGATCGTTTGGGACTTACTTTGCGTTTTAGGGAATTTTATAGGGAGCAATCTAATATAAAATATAGAGATGGTGGTGGAAAAGAAATCGAAGCAAAAAAGGAACAAAGTCCTACAAAAGCAAATAATTTTAATTTAGGAACTAGGTTAAATTATTTAGTAGATGATTATAATACTTTGATATTTGATATTGATTTTTCAAGAAATCATTATGATAATAATAGAGGTCAAATAGGTGATTTAACTCTGCCTGGAGACGACGCAGGTTCGTTAAAGGGTGGCTATAAAGACACCATGCAAGTAGATAAATTAGCAACTTATTTAAGCCATGAGGGTGTGTATGAAGATTTTTCGATTACTTCTACTTTGCAGTATAACCGTGTAAGTAACGATGGGCGTGAGGTGGTTGGCCAAGCAAATCAGCCATTTTTAGGGCAAAATAGAGATATAGTTGCTGAAGATATTATTTTAGATACAAGATCAGTTATTCCTTTAGGCCAAAGTCATATTTTAAGCGTGGGTGGTGAATATAGACTTGAAAAAATGCAAGATAAAATCGCTAATCCTACGAATTTTGATCAATATTTATTAGCTTTTTTTGCAGAAGATGAATATAGTATAAGAGATGATTTGAGATTTACTTTTGGCGCAAGGTATAATCATCATGAAATTTTTGGAAATAATATTTCACCAAGAGCTTATTTAGTTTATAATCCTACTAGCGAACTCACTTTAAAAGGTGGTGTTTCAACGGGCTTTAGAACTCCATATGCTAATAGATTGATAGCTGGTGCTTATAATTACAGTGGACAAGGAAAAATTCCTATTTATGGAAATCCAAATCTAAAAGAAGAAACATCGCTTAATTATGAACTAGCCGCTGTTTATAATAATGATTTATTTTATATTTCAGCAACTGGTTTTTTAACTCATTTTAAAGATAAAATCTCAGAACAAGAATTTAAAAAAGATGATATGATACCAGGCGTTGGTACTTGCGGAGCTGATAAATGTTATAAGGATGTAAATCTTGGCAAGGTTGAATATAAGGGTATAGAGCTTGGAGCGGGGATCACTCCTATAGAACATTTAAATCTAGATTTAGCTTACACTTATCTTGATAGTGAAGTAAAAGATGCACAAGATAAGGTTGTGATAGGAAAGCCAGAAATTGATAGTTTAAAACACAATATCATGTTAAAAGCAAGTTATAACATCTTTAATAAATTTACTCCATGGGTAAAAGGTGAGTGGCAAATAGATCGTTATATGGGTGATACAAATATTAATAGAGAATACTATCAAGATGTCTTTTTAGCTTCTATGGGCGTGCGTTATGATATCAATAAAAATTGGAACATCAATGCAGCAATTTATAATCTTTTTGATAAAAGTTTTACAAATAATTGGGAATCTTATAAAAACAAAGGCGAAGATACTTGGGTAAATACTTATAATCGTATAGAAGAGGGAAGAAGAATTTATATTTCAATCAATGGTAGTTTTTAA
- a CDS encoding DUF411 domain-containing protein, producing MKKIISVLALSSIALIGGDKLLNVYESPTCGCCDLWANYMKDKGYKVQIHKSEDFLKIKEKMNIQPMYQSCHTGVIDGYAIEGHVPEDAVAWLLKNKPEDVIGISAPGMPQGSPGMEQGYEEEYPVVLMLKNGDYKIYGIYKGHNLITTN from the coding sequence ATGAAAAAAATTATTAGTGTTTTAGCATTATCAAGTATAGCTTTAATTGGTGGAGATAAATTATTGAATGTTTATGAAAGTCCCACTTGTGGATGTTGTGATCTTTGGGCTAATTATATGAAAGATAAAGGCTATAAAGTGCAAATACATAAAAGTGAGGATTTTTTAAAAATAAAAGAAAAAATGAATATTCAACCTATGTATCAAAGTTGCCATACTGGTGTAATTGATGGTTATGCCATAGAAGGACATGTTCCTGAAGATGCAGTTGCTTGGCTTTTGAAAAATAAACCTGAAGATGTTATAGGTATTTCTGCTCCTGGTATGCCTCAAGGAAGTCCTGGGATGGAGCAAGGTTATGAAGAAGAATATCCTGTGGTTTTAATGCTTAAAAATGGAGATTATAAAATTTATGGGATCTATAAAGGACATAATTTAATTACCACAAACTAA
- a CDS encoding DNA polymerase III subunit gamma/tau gives MLQALAVKYRPKNFNELVGQNTVSTSLKYALENNRLAHAYLFSGLRGSGKTSSARIFSRALVCENGPSANPCGECSQCLSSLNGSNIDIIEMDAASHRSLEDIQELIEQVKYAPSLARFKIFIIDEVHMLTPQAANALLKTLEEPPSYVKFILATTDPLKLPATVLSRTQHFRFKQISTHDILNHLEWILEKENISYEKEALKLIARSGNGSLRDTLTLLDQAIVYCQNDVQTQKITAMLGFLDPAKIEEFYQAILANDKDKVLEFLKEFEDYEASNVIDEMIFFLKEAFFAKNNLFSMLIYERFFRILSRAKTMLNSSDDDSFVLCVMAFMLIEATYLKSIDEAIKSSKQDSIPSPKQQETPSIQQTPKEEKLNPYENLLKAIYKRDYDLAEVFKKTTQFVSFEDDILSISSHAKDDDRMVLNNGFKLIKTLLHELFGEKAQIKIQKTETIDTQKLQDIFKTPIKQEVKSTPNLNEHFENFKKDAKKYNPKDETKEALSKLFGSPTIQN, from the coding sequence ATGCTTCAAGCTCTTGCTGTTAAATACAGACCAAAAAATTTCAATGAACTTGTAGGGCAGAATACTGTTTCTACAAGCTTAAAATACGCTCTTGAAAATAATCGCCTAGCACATGCTTATTTGTTTTCAGGATTACGTGGAAGCGGAAAGACTTCAAGTGCAAGAATTTTTTCAAGAGCTCTAGTATGTGAAAATGGGCCAAGTGCTAATCCTTGTGGAGAATGCTCTCAATGTTTATCTTCGCTTAATGGTTCTAATATAGACATTATAGAAATGGATGCTGCAAGCCATAGAAGCTTAGAAGACATTCAAGAGCTTATCGAACAAGTCAAATACGCTCCATCTTTAGCTAGATTTAAAATTTTTATTATCGATGAAGTACATATGCTTACCCCACAAGCTGCAAATGCTTTACTTAAGACCTTAGAAGAACCACCAAGCTATGTAAAATTTATACTAGCAACAACCGATCCCTTAAAACTTCCTGCCACAGTTCTTTCAAGAACACAGCATTTTAGATTTAAGCAAATTTCTACCCATGATATCTTAAATCATCTTGAGTGGATTTTGGAAAAAGAAAATATTAGTTATGAAAAAGAAGCTTTAAAACTCATTGCAAGAAGTGGAAACGGATCTTTAAGAGATACCCTAACCTTACTAGATCAAGCCATAGTATATTGTCAAAATGATGTACAAACGCAAAAAATCACTGCAATGCTAGGCTTTTTAGATCCAGCTAAAATTGAAGAATTTTATCAAGCCATTTTAGCTAATGATAAAGATAAAGTTCTTGAGTTTTTAAAAGAATTTGAAGATTATGAAGCAAGTAATGTCATTGATGAGATGATATTTTTTCTAAAAGAAGCATTTTTTGCCAAAAATAATCTTTTTTCTATGTTAATTTATGAAAGATTTTTTAGAATTCTTTCACGCGCTAAGACTATGTTAAATTCTAGTGATGATGATAGCTTTGTACTTTGCGTTATGGCTTTTATGCTTATTGAAGCAACTTATTTAAAAAGCATTGATGAGGCTATTAAAAGTTCAAAACAAGATAGTATACCAAGTCCAAAACAACAAGAAACTCCTTCTATTCAACAAACCCCTAAAGAAGAAAAACTTAATCCTTATGAAAATCTCTTAAAAGCAATATATAAAAGAGATTATGACTTAGCTGAAGTTTTCAAAAAAACTACACAGTTTGTTTCTTTTGAAGATGACATTTTAAGTATTAGCTCACATGCTAAAGATGATGATAGAATGGTTTTAAACAATGGTTTTAAATTAATCAAAACATTACTTCATGAGCTTTTTGGAGAAAAAGCACAAATCAAAATTCAAAAAACAGAAACCATAGACACTCAAAAACTACAAGATATATTCAAAACTCCCATAAAACAAGAAGTAAAAAGCACTCCAAATTTAAATGAGCATTTTGAAAATTTTAAAAAAGATGCTAAAAAATACAATCCTAAAGACGAAACCAAAGAAGCTCTTAGCAAGCTCTTTGGTTCACCAACTATACAAAATTAA
- the exbD gene encoding TonB system transport protein ExbD yields the protein MLKLPKNEGLNIIPFIDIMLVLLAIVLSISTFIAHGEIKINLPQSENSNSINENKDKVSILINKENEFYIYGKTASLEEIKEKFDTIDSKTLVELRSDKEAKFESFVKIIDILKNKNHENFQILTEQKR from the coding sequence ATGCTTAAATTACCAAAAAATGAAGGTTTAAACATTATTCCTTTTATAGATATAATGCTTGTTTTGCTAGCTATTGTTTTAAGCATATCCACTTTTATCGCGCATGGTGAAATCAAAATCAATCTACCTCAAAGTGAAAATTCAAATTCCATAAACGAAAATAAAGATAAAGTAAGTATTTTAATCAACAAAGAAAATGAATTTTATATCTATGGAAAAACAGCTTCCTTAGAAGAAATAAAAGAAAAATTTGACACTATAGATTCTAAAACATTAGTAGAGTTAAGAAGTGACAAAGAAGCAAAATTTGAAAGTTTTGTAAAAATTATTGATATTTTAAAAAATAAAAATCATGAAAATTTTCAAATTTTAACAGAGCAAAAAAGATGA
- the exbB gene encoding TonB-system energizer ExbB, whose product MEFLKTYIDLIIFVVLGIMAFIAIWCTIERILFFRKIKLNDYQCQEKFDDAISENLTMLYIIYTNAPYVGLLGTVVGIMITFYDMGASGNIDVKSIVIGLSLALKATALGILVAIPSLMAYNGLLRKISTLSNAYRIFKDKNA is encoded by the coding sequence ATGGAATTTTTAAAAACTTATATCGATTTAATTATATTTGTAGTTTTAGGGATAATGGCATTTATTGCTATATGGTGTACTATTGAGCGTATCTTGTTTTTTAGAAAAATTAAGCTAAATGATTATCAGTGTCAAGAAAAATTTGATGATGCAATTAGTGAAAACCTCACCATGCTTTATATTATTTACACTAATGCTCCTTATGTAGGACTTTTGGGAACTGTAGTAGGGATTATGATTACATTTTATGACATGGGCGCAAGTGGGAATATTGATGTTAAATCTATTGTTATTGGTTTATCGCTAGCTTTAAAAGCTACAGCATTGGGAATTTTAGTTGCTATTCCTTCTTTAATGGCTTATAATGGATTGCTTAGAAAAATATCAACTTTGAGTAATGCATATCGTATTTTTAAGGATAAAAATGCTTAA
- a CDS encoding energy transducer TonB family protein, with translation MKTFINNHKNQSFFITLFLFLPLFFVFIYTKSFLHIQHSASKEEKFNIAIKQFLQDSPKVKTEQPKQEKIKKLEQTKEKSVVQPKKTNTLTNTKAINQLNEEIKPQKTLIQEKNTPITSQESISLANNNELLKEVKQAIDEALIYPRQAKKMRMSGEILVEFTWTKDKNLLNLKILKPSKYKLLNDSALETIHIASKNFPQYEKTFHIRIPLIYKIN, from the coding sequence ATGAAAACATTCATAAATAACCATAAAAATCAATCCTTTTTTATCACTTTATTTCTCTTTTTGCCTTTATTTTTTGTTTTTATTTATACTAAGAGTTTTTTACATATACAACATAGTGCTTCAAAAGAAGAAAAATTTAATATAGCTATAAAACAATTTTTACAAGATTCCCCTAAAGTAAAAACCGAACAGCCTAAACAAGAAAAAATAAAAAAGCTAGAACAAACAAAAGAAAAGTCTGTTGTTCAACCTAAAAAAACAAATACTTTAACCAATACCAAGGCAATAAATCAATTAAATGAAGAAATAAAACCTCAAAAAACTTTAATCCAAGAAAAAAACACTCCAATAACTTCTCAAGAAAGCATATCTCTAGCTAATAATAATGAGCTTTTAAAAGAAGTCAAACAAGCTATAGATGAAGCTTTAATCTATCCTAGGCAAGCCAAAAAAATGCGAATGAGTGGTGAAATTTTAGTAGAATTCACATGGACTAAAGATAAAAATCTATTAAACTTAAAAATATTAAAACCATCAAAATATAAATTATTGAACGATAGTGCCTTAGAAACTATACATATAGCATCTAAGAATTTTCCACAATATGAAAAAACTTTTCATATAAGAATACCATTAATATATAAAATAAACTAA
- the rho gene encoding transcription termination factor Rho translates to MENTKEKKQHQRTHIPVEGYKIEDLKLLDLESLVKIANEAEIENPREFRRQDLIFEILKAQTKKGGFILFTGILEISPEGYGFLRGMDSNLSDSVNDAYVSNSQIRKFALRVGDIVTGQVREPKDQEKYYALLKIEAINYLPLKEARERPLFDNLTPIFPTEKIKLEYDPLKLTGRMLDLFAPIGKGQRSLIVAPPRTGKTELMKELATAIAKNHPEAHLIVLLVDERPEEVTDMQRCVKGEVFSSTFDLPAYNHVRVAELVIEKAKRMVETGKDVIILLDSITRLARAYNTATPSSGKVLSGGVDANALHKPKRFFGAARNIEHGGSLTIIATALIETGSRMDEVIFEEFKGTGNSEIVLDRNISDRRIYPAINIIKSGTRKEELLQGVEKLQKIWAIRSAISQMDDIEALKFLYSKMLKTKSNEELLSIMNE, encoded by the coding sequence ATGGAAAATACAAAAGAAAAAAAACAACATCAAAGAACACACATTCCGGTGGAAGGTTATAAGATAGAAGATTTAAAGTTGCTTGATCTAGAAAGCTTAGTTAAAATTGCTAATGAAGCAGAAATAGAAAATCCAAGAGAATTTAGAAGACAAGATCTTATTTTTGAAATTCTAAAAGCACAAACCAAAAAAGGTGGTTTTATACTCTTTACAGGGATCTTAGAAATTTCACCTGAAGGCTATGGGTTTTTGCGTGGAATGGATTCAAATTTAAGCGATAGTGTAAATGATGCTTATGTATCAAACTCACAAATTCGCAAATTCGCTCTGCGTGTTGGGGATATAGTTACCGGTCAAGTTAGAGAACCAAAAGATCAAGAAAAATACTATGCTTTGTTAAAAATCGAAGCAATTAATTATCTTCCATTAAAAGAAGCCAGAGAAAGACCTTTATTTGACAATCTTACTCCAATTTTTCCAACTGAAAAAATCAAATTAGAATACGATCCTTTAAAACTTACAGGTAGAATGCTTGACTTATTTGCCCCTATAGGAAAAGGCCAAAGAAGCTTAATTGTAGCACCTCCAAGAACTGGTAAAACCGAGCTAATGAAAGAATTAGCCACTGCTATTGCTAAAAATCACCCAGAGGCTCATTTGATTGTGCTTTTGGTAGATGAGCGCCCTGAAGAAGTTACAGATATGCAAAGATGTGTTAAAGGTGAGGTTTTTAGCTCAACTTTTGACTTACCTGCTTATAATCATGTTAGAGTAGCTGAGCTTGTTATAGAAAAAGCAAAAAGGATGGTAGAAACAGGCAAAGATGTCATTATTCTGCTTGATTCTATTACAAGATTAGCAAGAGCTTATAATACCGCTACACCAAGTAGTGGTAAGGTTTTAAGTGGCGGGGTTGACGCAAATGCCTTGCATAAACCAAAACGCTTTTTTGGTGCAGCTAGAAATATAGAGCATGGTGGCTCATTAACCATTATAGCAACTGCTTTGATAGAAACAGGCTCAAGAATGGATGAAGTAATTTTTGAAGAATTTAAAGGAACGGGAAATAGTGAAATCGTTCTTGATAGAAATATTTCAGATAGAAGAATTTACCCTGCAATTAACATCATAAAATCAGGAACTAGAAAAGAAGAATTGCTCCAAGGTGTTGAAAAGCTTCAAAAAATTTGGGCAATTAGATCAGCTATTTCGCAAATGGATGACATAGAGGCTTTAAAATTCTTATACTCTAAAATGCTAAAAACCAAAAGCAATGAAGAGTTATTATCAATCATGAATGAGTAG